A single Anatilimnocola floriformis DNA region contains:
- a CDS encoding protein kinase domain-containing protein: MSFAAFSKALQESGLVAEETLQPLLATAQHDSQQLAKLLTTQDLLTRFQVAALNEGRGSTLRIGNYDVLERLGAGGMGTVFKARHRRMKRLVALKVLAGKLSQNPIFVKRFQREVETIASLGHPNVVMAYDADESDVGHFLVMELVNGRDLAACVADQGVFPVSLAVHCILQTARGLAYAHAQGIIHRDIKPHNLLLDEQGVVKVTDLGLARLNHGATGPASGFDVTMAGGVIGTADYMPPEQAVDSTTIDHRADIYSLGCTLYFLLVGRPPFSGPTMMSVLLKHRDGKIPSLTAERSEVTAELDGLFQRMLSIEPDERIQSMAEVVSELETISQNLPVDEIDTGNGLEITFGDSGSSGSTVHTRISEQTMESGASSSQASVLIVEPSRVQASIIKGYLQDQSYSVLGAAAKGHDAIELVRKLRPKAVISSLHLPDLDGLQLAEQIRAEFKGESPGFVLITSEGSEADTAASIALHRVQLLHKPFTPEQLADAVKQVTGASMTLTPVPAASGQTPGKNNRAALRVLIVDDSATARVQVRTVLQGLGFTQFQEVPDGAFAIAVAALEICDLIVTDYNMPLMDGRALVSYLKQNPPTAAIPIIMVTTETESRVLDPVRKLGVIAIVEKAFPASVVGPLLDSIF; the protein is encoded by the coding sequence GTGTCGTTTGCGGCCTTTTCCAAAGCTCTCCAGGAAAGTGGTCTGGTCGCCGAAGAAACACTGCAGCCGTTGCTGGCGACGGCACAGCACGATTCGCAGCAACTCGCCAAATTGCTCACGACTCAAGATTTGCTGACTCGGTTTCAAGTTGCTGCCCTTAACGAAGGACGCGGTTCGACGCTGCGGATCGGGAATTACGACGTCCTTGAACGTTTGGGTGCGGGCGGGATGGGCACGGTGTTCAAGGCCCGGCACCGCCGCATGAAGCGGCTCGTGGCGCTCAAGGTACTCGCGGGTAAGCTCTCGCAGAATCCAATCTTCGTAAAGCGTTTCCAGCGTGAAGTGGAAACGATTGCGAGTCTGGGCCACCCCAATGTCGTCATGGCGTATGACGCCGATGAATCGGACGTTGGCCATTTTCTCGTGATGGAACTTGTGAACGGGCGCGATCTGGCGGCTTGCGTCGCGGATCAGGGTGTCTTTCCTGTTTCCCTCGCAGTGCATTGCATTCTGCAGACAGCTCGCGGCTTGGCTTATGCGCACGCTCAAGGAATCATTCATCGCGACATCAAGCCGCACAATCTTTTGCTCGATGAACAGGGCGTCGTCAAAGTGACCGACCTGGGACTGGCCCGGCTTAATCATGGCGCAACGGGTCCGGCCAGTGGTTTCGATGTAACCATGGCTGGCGGCGTGATCGGCACAGCCGACTACATGCCGCCAGAGCAAGCCGTTGATTCCACCACGATTGATCACCGCGCCGACATCTACAGCCTGGGCTGCACACTTTACTTTCTGCTGGTGGGAAGGCCACCATTCAGCGGACCGACGATGATGTCGGTCTTGCTCAAGCATCGCGATGGAAAGATTCCATCGCTCACTGCGGAGCGATCCGAAGTCACCGCCGAGTTGGACGGCCTGTTCCAGCGGATGCTCTCCATAGAACCGGATGAGCGCATTCAGTCGATGGCGGAAGTGGTTTCGGAATTAGAAACCATTTCCCAAAATCTCCCGGTCGATGAGATTGACACTGGGAATGGCCTCGAGATCACGTTCGGTGATAGTGGCTCCTCGGGCTCCACGGTTCACACTCGGATCTCCGAGCAAACCATGGAGAGCGGCGCTAGCTCTTCCCAAGCCTCGGTGCTGATCGTCGAACCATCGCGCGTGCAGGCGTCCATTATCAAGGGTTATCTGCAGGACCAATCCTATTCGGTGCTTGGTGCGGCAGCGAAAGGCCATGACGCCATCGAACTCGTTCGCAAACTGCGCCCCAAGGCGGTGATCTCGTCGCTTCATTTGCCCGATCTGGATGGACTGCAATTGGCGGAACAGATTCGCGCGGAGTTCAAGGGCGAATCGCCCGGTTTCGTGCTGATCACTAGCGAGGGGAGCGAAGCCGATACCGCAGCATCGATTGCCTTGCATCGCGTGCAATTGCTCCACAAGCCTTTCACGCCAGAGCAATTGGCGGATGCGGTGAAACAGGTGACGGGCGCCTCAATGACATTGACGCCGGTACCCGCTGCCAGCGGCCAAACGCCGGGCAAAAACAATCGCGCCGCGCTGCGAGTGCTGATCGTCGATGACAGTGCGACGGCGCGAGTTCAGGTCCGGACTGTACTGCAGGGACTCGGCTTCACGCAATTTCAGGAGGTCCCCGACGGCGCTTTTGCCATTGCCGTGGCAGCCCTCGAAATTTGCGATTTAATTGTGACGGACTACAATATGCCGCTGATGGATGGCAGGGCGCTCGTCAGCTATTTGAAGCAGAATCCGCCCACAGCCGCGATTCCGATCATCATGGTTACGACCGAAACGGAATCGCGGGTGCTCGATCCCGTGCGGAAGCTGGGCGTGATTGCGATTGTAGAAAAGGCGTTTCCGGCCAGTGTGGTAGGACCACTTTTGGATTCGATTTTTTAA
- a CDS encoding chemotaxis protein CheW: MSLPQQFCTFYLAGQCYGLDVLRVQEVVRSQPLTSVPLAHPAVRGLINLRGQIVTAIDLRRRLHLPELAEISEPLNIVLQTDDGAVSLLVDDIGDVLEVSQEQFELPPETLQGAAGEFIQGVYKLSDRLLVILDPERIVAITNQPATKT, translated from the coding sequence ATGTCCCTTCCCCAACAATTTTGCACCTTTTATCTAGCCGGGCAGTGCTACGGACTCGACGTGCTAAGGGTGCAGGAAGTTGTCCGTAGTCAACCGCTGACAAGCGTTCCTCTCGCGCACCCGGCGGTGCGGGGGCTCATCAATTTGCGAGGGCAAATTGTGACGGCGATTGACCTGCGGCGGCGGTTGCACTTACCCGAACTCGCTGAGATCAGTGAGCCGTTGAACATCGTTTTGCAAACCGACGACGGCGCGGTCAGTTTGCTCGTGGACGATATCGGCGATGTGCTCGAGGTCTCGCAGGAGCAATTCGAGCTGCCGCCGGAAACGCTCCAAGGAGCGGCCGGCGAGTTCATTCAAGGCGTTTACAAATTGTCCGACCGGTTGTTGGTGATTCTGGACCCCGAGCGAATCGTCGCGATTACGAACCAACCCGCAACCAAGACCTAA
- a CDS encoding chemotaxis protein CheA, with the protein MSPDDEILREFLLETHENLALLDSDLVKLEINPAEKSTLAQVFRTFHSVKGTAGFMGLVKLQEVSHAAENLLSKLRAGEITFNPPIATALLRVVDAIREILSNIESTGVEGSGDYTGVAAEVDRLRQQNVGESKPLPATSAIPAPTLETRIELPPPASTLEISESPSAELEFTFADTPVPSGESAEKVTSHVADAAIRVDVGLLDKLMTLVGELVLARNQILQHSQSHEDSGFLGAVQQLNLLTTELQTSVMKTRMQPIGNVLSKFPRIVRDLSVACGKQVRVEIDGQETELDKTLIEAIRDPLTHLIRNAVDHGIEPPAVRKSHGKPEEGWLKLVAFHEGGKVIVEISDDGGGIDETKVRDKALKANLITAEVADRMSRQDLLRLIFVPGFSTADRVTQFSGRGVGMDVVRTNLERIGGTVDIESTPGQGTTIRTKIPLTLAIIPALIVASGGERYAIPQVNLLELVWLDAEHAQHGIERLHGVPVYRLRGKLLPLVFLDEQLQLATLRKEGDELNIVVLQADERPFGLVVEAIRDTEEIVVKPLQKLFKGISAFAGAAIMGDGRVALVLDPVGLAQRASVISGARGRALGEETAEITTPIESHALLLFAPTAGGRMAVPLADVARLEEFSRSRLESLGERLVVQYRGEILPLLDVSAGLAALAVPPSPCGPGPAALSDLVSVVVYDAGAERIGLIVGAILDIVNDPLAIRALANREGVLFTAVVHDQVTEFLDVAALIEATKPPHLHSVK; encoded by the coding sequence ATGTCGCCCGATGATGAAATCCTCCGCGAATTCCTGCTGGAGACCCATGAGAATCTAGCGCTGCTCGATTCGGATCTGGTCAAGTTGGAGATCAACCCTGCTGAGAAGAGCACGCTCGCGCAAGTCTTTCGCACGTTCCATAGCGTCAAAGGAACGGCTGGCTTCATGGGGCTGGTCAAGCTCCAAGAGGTTTCTCATGCAGCGGAGAATCTGCTCAGCAAGTTGAGAGCAGGGGAAATCACATTCAACCCGCCGATCGCGACGGCGCTTTTGCGGGTGGTGGACGCAATTCGCGAGATACTCTCGAACATCGAGTCGACAGGTGTAGAAGGATCAGGTGACTACACCGGCGTCGCTGCTGAGGTCGATCGCCTGCGGCAACAGAACGTTGGGGAATCAAAGCCTCTGCCAGCCACATCGGCGATACCCGCTCCGACGCTGGAGACTCGCATCGAGTTGCCGCCGCCGGCCTCCACCCTCGAGATTAGCGAATCGCCGTCGGCTGAACTCGAGTTCACCTTCGCGGACACTCCAGTGCCCAGCGGCGAGTCCGCAGAGAAGGTAACAAGCCATGTCGCTGATGCTGCCATTCGCGTGGACGTCGGCCTGCTCGACAAGCTGATGACGCTCGTCGGCGAGTTAGTGCTCGCGCGGAATCAAATTCTGCAGCACAGCCAATCACACGAAGACAGCGGTTTTCTCGGAGCCGTGCAGCAATTGAATCTGCTGACCACGGAGTTGCAAACCAGCGTGATGAAAACGCGGATGCAACCGATCGGCAATGTGCTGAGTAAGTTCCCCCGCATCGTGCGGGACTTGTCGGTCGCCTGCGGAAAGCAAGTGCGCGTCGAGATCGACGGCCAAGAGACGGAGCTCGATAAAACGCTCATCGAAGCAATTCGGGATCCGCTCACGCATCTCATTCGCAATGCTGTCGATCATGGGATCGAGCCGCCGGCTGTCCGCAAATCGCACGGTAAACCGGAAGAAGGTTGGCTGAAACTGGTCGCCTTTCACGAAGGTGGCAAGGTGATCGTCGAGATCTCCGATGACGGCGGCGGCATCGACGAAACGAAAGTGCGCGACAAAGCACTCAAAGCAAATCTCATCACGGCGGAAGTCGCCGACCGCATGTCGCGGCAAGACCTGCTGCGATTGATCTTCGTGCCCGGTTTCTCCACGGCCGATCGCGTGACGCAGTTTTCCGGTCGCGGCGTGGGAATGGATGTCGTCCGCACCAACCTAGAGCGAATCGGCGGCACGGTCGATATCGAAAGCACTCCCGGTCAGGGAACCACGATCCGCACCAAGATTCCCCTGACGCTGGCCATTATTCCTGCGCTGATCGTCGCGAGCGGCGGTGAACGGTACGCGATTCCGCAGGTCAACCTGCTGGAACTCGTGTGGCTCGACGCCGAGCATGCGCAGCACGGGATTGAACGGCTGCACGGCGTGCCTGTTTATCGCTTGCGAGGAAAACTGCTGCCGCTGGTCTTTCTGGATGAGCAACTGCAGCTTGCCACGCTGCGCAAAGAGGGTGACGAGCTCAACATCGTTGTACTGCAGGCCGACGAGCGGCCCTTTGGGCTCGTGGTCGAGGCGATTCGGGACACGGAAGAGATCGTCGTTAAGCCGCTGCAGAAGCTGTTCAAGGGAATCTCGGCCTTCGCCGGTGCGGCGATCATGGGCGATGGGCGAGTTGCTCTAGTGCTCGATCCCGTCGGGTTGGCGCAGCGAGCGAGCGTCATTTCGGGAGCCAGAGGACGTGCGCTGGGTGAGGAGACTGCCGAAATCACAACTCCCATCGAAAGTCATGCGCTGTTGTTGTTTGCTCCGACGGCCGGCGGACGGATGGCGGTTCCGCTCGCGGACGTGGCCCGCCTCGAAGAATTTTCTCGCTCTCGCCTGGAGTCACTGGGTGAACGGCTCGTCGTGCAATATCGCGGTGAGATACTCCCCTTGCTTGATGTTTCAGCCGGACTGGCCGCGTTAGCAGTTCCACCGTCGCCGTGCGGCCCAGGTCCGGCGGCGCTTAGCGATCTGGTCTCGGTCGTAGTTTACGACGCTGGTGCGGAGCGGATCGGGCTGATCGTCGGGGCCATCTTGGACATCGTTAACGATCCGCTGGCCATTCGCGCGCTCGCCAATCGCGAGGGCGTGCTGTTTACGGCAGTCGTCCACGACCAGGTCACCGAATTTTTGGATGTCGCGGCCTTGATCGAAGCTACGAAACCACCTCATTTGCATTCAGTCAAATAA